The following are encoded in a window of Plasmodium cynomolgi strain B DNA, chromosome 4, whole genome shotgun sequence genomic DNA:
- a CDS encoding hypothetical protein (putative): MFFLSSVLFRSKSKRVHVNLISSCASNYIYSTYISPSKSKFRMSLRKHDPVVNRHVFVPQPSAPRVPSVQRRVPIHLPLQPACTAKTCPHVHTHVQSSLPFTRLSPLCSMFYQKHTKSKSKKRLTMHGINYARFTGKNKNLRPLLKRVEKSYLFGKFNKLIDNTYR, translated from the exons atgttcttccTAAGCAGTGTGCTGTTTCGATCCAAAAGCAAACGGGTCCatgtaaatttaatttcttcatgtGCGAGCAACTACATCTACTCGACGTACATTTCACCCAGCAAGTCCAAATTCCGCATGTCCCTGAGGAAGCACGACCCCGTAGTTAACCGCCACGTGTTCGTGCCCCAGCCAAGCGCGCCAAGGGTGCCAAGCGTGCAAAGGCGTGTTCCCATACATCTCCCTTTGCAACCAGCTTGTACAGCCAAAACGTGTCCTCATGTGCATACCCATGTGCAGTCCTCACTCCCTTTCACgcgcctctcccccctctgCAGCATGTTCTACCAAAAGCACACAAAGTCCAAGTCGAAAAAGAGGCTAACCATGCACGGGATTAATTATGCGCGCTTTACAG gaaaaaacaaaaatctTAGACCCCTGTTGAAGAGAGTAGAGAAGTCCTACCTATTCGGGAAATTCAACAAGCTCATAGACAACACGTACAGGTAG
- a CDS encoding transporter (putative) gives MKKDDHSQTLSKCKVILGGFLIHCTLGSIYCFSNISIYVISYMKIIGCSNVKYKDSSWVYVLTLIFQCFFGFFGGMLNQHLGPQISVLLGGWLMCLGILLSYFTVFNFYLFLMTYGILCGIGCGIAYPIPLSVAVKRHYDYKGVISGIIFVGRGMAVFLICPLQNYFINRYNYMPDYTPELDHTDDKYFSNLEILNRVPYLFIYEGIFFAIIQFIGACLIADSGETTSNEFLPFNDKSSKVLYLDHRGYANKSPKGICSSFRTLSNTSNFSLKESTSTFINRDFVLIWLMVFFNWQAISYTQVFWKIFGLNYLSIDDRSLSFLGAVSSLFNIMGRIFWGFISDLTSFKTALILMSMLMSFLTVTLTLSGLYGKVTYCIWVCLIFFCHAGTFSIFPSITAHTFGTRNFGPIFGLLFTARAFSSIINAMLAAVILNNVGNIAMCALVSISSFVSIMLALAF, from the exons atgaaaaaggacgACCACTCACAAACGCTGTCAAAATGTAAAGTCATTCTAGGCGGGTTCTTGATACACTGCACGCTGGGCAGCATCTACTGCTTCTCCAACATCAGCATTTACGTCATCTCCTACATGAAGATCATTGGTTGCTCCAATGTAAAGTACAAGGATAGTAGCTGGGTATATGTGCTTACTCTAATTTTTCAGTgtttttttggatttttcGGAGGAATGTTGAATCAGCATTTGGGTCCCCAGATTAGCGTGTTGCTTGGGGGGTGGCTGATGTGCCTGGGGATCCTGCTGTCCTATTTCACTGTGTTCAATTTTTACCTGTTTTTGATGACCTATGGGATTTTGTGCGGCATTGGATGCGGCATTGCCTACCCGATTCCGCTCTCCGTGGCGGTGAAGAGGCACTACGACTACAAGGGAGTG ATCAGTGGAATAATCTTCGTGGGGAGAGGTATGGCGGTTTTCCTCATATGTCCCCTtcagaattattttataaacagATACAACTACATGCCAGATTACACCCCAGAGTTGGATCATACAGACGACAAATATTTCAGCAATTTGGAGATCCTTAACAGGGTTCcctatttattcatttatgaaGGGATCTTTTTTGCAATCATTCAGTTTATAGGTGCATGTTTGATAGCGGACTCTGGAGAAACAACATCAAACGAGTTTCTACCTTTCAATGATAAAAGTAGCAAAGTGTTATATCTAGACCATAGGGGATATGCAAATAAAAGTCCCAAAGGAATATGTAGCTCATTTAGGACTCTCTCGAATACATCAAATTTTTCACTCAAAGAATCCACCAGTACATTTATCAATCGTGATTTTGTCTTAATATGGTTAATGGTCTTCTTTAATTGGCAAGCTATTTCGTATACTCAggttttttggaaaatatttggaTTAAATTACCTAAGTATTGATGATAGATCTTTGTCTTTCCTCGGAGCTGTATCTTCTTTGTTCAATATCATGGGTAGAATTTTTTGGGGATTCATAAGTGACTTAACGAGCTTTAAAACGGCACTGATACTGATGAGTATGTTAATGAGTTTCCTAACAGTTACTTTAACGCTGTCAGGTTTATATGGCAAGGTTACTTACTGCATTTGGGTAtgtcttatatttttttgtcatgcTGGgactttttctattttcccTTCCATCACTGCACATACCTTTGGCACTCGTAACTTCGGACCTATCTTTGGTCTCCTCTTTACTGCTAGGGCCTTCTCCAGTATCATCAATGCCATGTTGGCTGCCGTCATTTTGAACAACGTTGGGAATATCGCTATGTGTGCACTCGTCTCTATTTCATCCTTTGTCAGCATCATGTTGGCGCTGGCTTTTTAG
- a CDS encoding hypothetical protein (putative), with protein sequence MSKVGEKSYEQSEETEEEKLKGKGPPRKNRGSSTGSEYSDDDGGVSEEGEDFDDEEDLDGEADVDEEADMDDEADLEEAEEDGLEGRNQESEKVEEDIFNENNLLHAIKTREVLEQEILVLFSNMLKKEVVLNKDLKSTSREEISTYKGEHVDDEHTLERNDKGGANKKKETEKKSNLKIKNKDLYNFIYSKMNLSAREGTDKKREDKGAEGTFAESGLSRKKRHAGGSRSRSSSRSSSGHSSGSSRSNHSRNRNHNRDRNHLEKSNQVKKMANIQQVEKEHYILDNNVVNILNDINTYLRREREYLNRKFGNHVDSTFKNPMYVTLYIYNNQILKDIILQMINIVKNEFDSSIYRDIDETMLTRNIFILINHLTSRPSKEWFDYWNKHMPTFNNKRSEFNVYNYLQIEKNERKVFSGVLKNDIYFKELQKRSNIIEQYQNGLQSLKCLLSSRNFLTLLNEFRYNCQLFIDADYRGIEENEKVLEMQRRDAELIEEKARLKEELQFCRERLRGGEAEDSGDGEAEDSGDGEAEDSGGDEAEDSGGDIDRGDGCDPPEGEEASRGEGAAKPRRTNKLVRNKITNLKRRIDEINEELLEVANFFLEDKKKRERLVHEYRENVYLVRSILTQVLGIRNPRRSNAINSSNVHYVILQNVLGSHSALTLIIEEMRHLFDRELKKYESEKNIHIPYLRQNTMKEIWDYVRLFYNVVCYIDPIDLVRSLTHQVSAGCASGGRSGDKSGDKSGGRSGDKRGDKNDDKRGDKRCDRIGGSVGGTARNRLSAKKAPAPSAAKRSSLLNPRKNNQMIMHLSRINPLLAKSKDLSFDIFEEKKAGGGGSFLKGNILDTFNHSNLYRVQEFLNNIIGINEEFENVYEGNSHEGGGHEDDDGFNYSLKVFLNVCIKDLRRCIVEYYNHQWDIKIILNIHAWIVTYYTNFYLYENRKRLNNCRKGKGISNRYSSASHFYNGDEEPIKEGKHTEDQSTLFISRIQMVLGMQAYIGDNSIHSEFLCDTFQRLIREEKMKKNSSKIILCCLRCLHADLSLIDLHALSTDDNVKSICKSSLDNFLRRNILNSLSWILKNFKLMSHDRSIFTYALKCALMIIELLKKLGGSTYIMKGGNKIYDEDEEEEEEEVDELYNSDGSDNQHGDSKKYGRSGRNGGSGKRGQNASRDYDAEAIERVSVMDLIEEIYSGKIVNTCMHIIEEYKRNSIQINHLIITYFEFLLKFKNNDYNFLLFFDMKYFIIFMDIINDQECYTNPRYHWIASFFENLVACFFKLNSNYFLPVELFFSKAINRNLFSLLSEKYMLSIFSNYSEGNDHFVFEELNKGMHINDIFMEMNSRKRLESLEWSAEDIESLKIYFKQFKHMHNFLPFISEMLNKSSSSVKNQLIFLNYMDRRGNVIDDDVDYDMSYSSDSSGGETDAGMGGGMGDEMDDEVDGGMDDEVDRGVDAETGKGVDTEADTEAESTTPRSPCRAATHERRKAKQPLLYTVYKLKKLNQVQEKETNLTSNGINCNVDSVLEEVSSNLKSLYELKKLSKNKFFSYKALLFDIPLSISSELLEHNSFKKLLSLIGFVYKENSDEWVLNEHLDVDIFRSIVEKCEELFPLSLEELRGRLRAPERDKVSQGGDLSHDAQGSDKDDVGKQHQPRGDTKDGTLHSTSDSVHGSVHGSVPSHSDEQLHLMEPPKLKGTFALLKLMYDLFISNEDDFRIFFNDLVNLIRDKFSSLFQSRKTEGDTNERKDLNTENDTSASTASQKNDPNLDKYTIFLEPKDRQVLRRCQKKQVLSELLQYLWVYLSKSEHLIISKHIKEKDFSERFRVINNYKTLGVSEIESIIRQKQFEIDEKKKQKKETKPTSQQKFFFIKRVCEYLHRVYVPANMGSMSTGRNCPLNETYFGGDKLLTCIYEKLNSWNSKRSKKNDDSQCFALAAMDLLSYIVTPSEVNPGVTATTGTTTGTTSATTADTTVAPLPQSVDPDSFLPLVENICVALKASEEEGGVLKWHPEQVQRQWLKIMLKLFYNVLYDSEYNTVGNLFLEYRNIKEILKDKSLDFLSPQGGAGVAAGVAPEVTAELAAGATDLYSGMEELQKEDPSQPFTDETYLVSTQYEAHTGEAPSKRTSRAGGATADQSKIDEAPSTPDAIPSEPHSREIPLKPIAPHKRKLGDIHAEDYSEFFKKRKLQNAYVNMYRKNRKSIIDSLLKNKNIAQYKESDIINRVKQVFIKARQMASTGVSRSLCEIVCVQEFVCNSLCAIV encoded by the exons ATGTCCAAAGTAGGCGAAAAGAGCTACGAACAGAGTGAAGaaacggaggaggagaagctgAAGGGGAAAGGTCCCCCCCGGAAGAATAGAGGCAGCTCGACGGGCTCAGAGTATTCAGATGATGATGGGGGGGTAAgcgaggagggggaggactTCGATGACGAAGAGGACTTGGATGGCGAAGCGGACGTGGATGAAGAAGCGGACATGGATGACGAAGCGGATTTGGAGGAGGCGGAGGAAGACGGGTTGGAGGGCCGAAACCAGGAAAgcgaaaaagtggaagaagacaTTTTCAACGAAAATAATTTGCTGCATGCAATAAAAACGAGAGAAGTCTTAGAGCAGGAGATCCTTGTACTCTTTAGcaatatgctaaaaaaagaggtggtGTTAAACAAGGATTTGAAGAGTACAAGTCGGGAAGAGATATCGACATACAAAGGAGAGCATGTGGATGATGAGCACACATTGGAGAGGAATGATAAGGGAGGtgcaaacaaaaagaaagagacagaaaaaaaatcaaatttgAAGATAAAGAATAAAGACCTGtacaattttatatacaGTAAGATGAACCTAAGTGCAAGGGAAGGAACAGACAAGAAGAGGGAGGATAAAGGAGCGGAAGGCACGTTTGCCGAGTCGGGTCtctccagaaaaaaaagacacgcAGGTGGTAGTAGAAGCCGCAGTAGTAGCCGCAGTAGTAGCGGCCACAGCAGTGGTAGCAGCCGAAGCAATCACAGTCGCAACCGCAACCACAACCGCGATCGTAACCACTTGGAAAAAAGTAAtcaggttaaaaaaatggctaacATCCAGCAAGTAGAAAAAGAACACTACATCCTAGACAACAACGTGGTGAATATACTGAACGATATTAACACCTACCTTAGAAGAGAAAGAGAGTATCTGAATCGGAAATTTGGAAATCATGTAGATTCCACTTTTAAGAACCCAATGTATGTTActctctatatatataataaccaAATTTTAAAGGACATAATTTTACAGATGATCAATATTGTTAAAAACGAATTCGATAGCTCCATCTATAGAGATATCGATGAGACTATGTTGAcaagaaatatattcattttgatTAACCATCTTACTTCTCGACCCAGCAAGGAGTGGTTCGATTACTGGAATAAGCATATGCCAACGTTTAATAATAAGAGGAGCGAatttaatgtatataattatcTCCAAATTGAGAAGAACGAAAGGAAAGTATTTTCTGGAGTACTAAAgaatgatatttattttaaggaGCTACAGAAACGGTCGAATATTATTGAGCAGTATCAAAATGGGCTTCAGAGTTTGAAGTGCCTTTTGTCTAGtaggaattttttaactctCCTAAATGAGTTTAGGTACAACTGCCAACTGTTTATCGATGCTGATTATCGAGGCATTGAGGAGAATGAAAAGGTTTTGGAGATGCAGCGGAGGGACGCAGAGCTCATTGAGGAGAAGGCCCGCCTCAAGGAGGAGCTGCAGTTCTGTCGGGAGCGCCTCAGGGGGGGTGAAGCAGAGGATAGCGGCGATGGCGAAGCAGAGGATAGCGGCGATGGCGAAGCAGAGGATAGCGGCGGTGACGAAGCAGAAGATAGCGGCGGCGACATCGATCGTGGCGATGGTTGTGACCCCCCCGAGGGTGAAGAAGCCAGCCGAGGGGAGGGTGCCGCCAAACCGAGGAGGACGAACAAACTCGTGCGGAACAAAATCACCAACCTGAAGAGGCGAATCGACGAAATCAACGAGGAGCTACTCGAAGTGGCCAATTTCTTCCTGGAGGACAAGAAGAAGCGAGAGAGGTTGGTGCACGAGTACAGGGAGAACGTCTACTTGGTGCGCAGCATACTGACGCAGGTCCTGGGCATTAGGAACCCCAGGAGAAGCAACGCCATCAACTCCAGCAATGTGCATTACGTGATTCTGCAGAACGTGCTGGGTAGCCACAGCGCCCTCACTCTAATCATCGAAGAGATGAGGCATCTGTTCGACAGGGAGTTGAAGAAGTACGAGAGCGAGAAGAACATTCACATCCCCTACTTGAGGCAGAACACGATGAAGGAGATATGGGACTACGTGAGGCTCTTCTACAACGTCGTGTGCTACATCGACCCGATCGACTTGGTCCGGTCGCTCACTCACCAAGTGTCGGCGGGGTGTGCAAGCGGTGGTAGAAGCGGTGATAAAAGCGGTGATAAAAGCGGTGGTAGAAGTGGTGATAAACGCGGTGATAAAAACGACGATAAACGCGGTGATAAACGCTGTGACAGAATTGGCGGCTCAGTCGGCGGCACAGCACGAAACCGCCTCTCTGCGAAGAAGGCGCCCGCCCCCAGCGCAGCAAAGAGAAGCAGCCTGCTGAACCCGAGGAAGAACAACCAAATGATCATGCACCTGTCCAGGATAAACCCACTGCTAGCGAAATCTAAA GATTTATCCTTTGATATATTCGAAGAGAAGAaggcaggggggggagggtctTTCCTCAAAGGGAATATCCTAGACACATTCAACCACAGTAACCTGTACCGAGTGCAAGAGTTCTTAAACAACATAATAGGAATAAATGAAGAGTTCGAGAATGTATACGAAGGGAACAGTCACGAGGGAGGTGGACATGAAGACGATGATGGGTTCAATTATTCACTCAaggtttttttaaatgtttgcATTAAAGATCTCAGGAGGTGTATAGTCGAGTACTACAACCATCAGTgggatataaaaattattctcaATATACACGCATGGATTGTTACATATTACACCAATTTTTATCTCTACGAGAATAGGAAGCGACTGAACAATTGtcgaaaggggaaagggaTTTCCAATAGGTATTCatcagctagccatttttacaacgGGGATGAAGAACCCataaaggaaggaaaacacACAGAAGATCAAAGTACTCTGTTCATATCCAGAATTCAGATGGTCCTAGGAATGCAGGCATATATAGGAGATAACAGTATCCACTCAGAATTCCTGTGTGATACTTTCCAAAGGTTAataagggaagaaaaaatgaaaaaaaatagtagcaAAATAATTCTATGCTGTTTGAGATGTCTACATGCAGATCTAAGTCTAATAGATCTACATGCTCTCTCCACTGATGATAATGTGAAGTCCATTTGTAAATCTTCtttggataattttttgaggaGAAATATCCTAAATAGCTTAAGTtggattttaaaaaatttcaaactGATGAGTCACGACAGGAGCATATTCACCTACGCTCTTAAGTGTGCCCTGATGATAATCGAGTTGCTCAAAAAGTTAGGTGGTAGTACATACATCATGAAGGGGGGTAACAAAATATACGAcgaggatgaggaggaggaagaggaagaagtagaCGAATTGTACAACTCGGATGGAAGTGACAACCAGCATGGGGATTCCAAGAAATATGGAAGAAGTGGCAgaaatggaggaagtggCAAAAGAGGGCAAAACGCAAGCAGAGACTACGATGCCGAAGCGATTGAAAGAGTCAGTGTAATGGATTTAATAGAAGAAATTTATAGcggaaaaattgtaaatacaTGCATGCACATTATAGAAGAGTACAAAAGAAATAGCATCCAAATTAATCACCTAATCATTACCTACTTTGAATTTCTactcaaatttaaaaacaacgATTAcaactttttactttttttcgacatgaaatattttatcattttcatGGATATAATAAATGATCAAGAATGTTATACAAACCCTAGATACCATTGgattgcttccttttttgaaaatttggtagcttgtttttttaagttgAATAGTAACTATTTCCTACCGGTGGAACTGTTCTTTAGCAAAGCGATAAATAGAAACCTTTTCAGTTTGTtaagtgaaaaatatatgctgTCTATTTTTAGCAACTATAGTGAAGGGAATGACCACTTTGTATTCGAGGAATTAAACAAAGGGATGCAcataaatgatatttttatggAGATGAATAGTCGAAAGAGGTTAGAATCACTGGAGTGGTCAGCTGAAGATATTGAAAGTTTGAAGATCTACTTTAAGCAGTTCAaacatatgcataatttcTTGCCATTCATTAGTGAGATGCTCAACAAATCCTCTAGCAGCGTGAAGAACCAACTTATTTTTCTCAATTATATGGACCGCAGGGGAAATGTCATCGATGACGATGTGGACTACGACATGTCTTACTCGTCCGACAGTTCTGGGGGGGAGACGGACGCAGGGATGGGAGGCGGGATGGGAGATGAAATGGATGACGAGGTGGACGGCGGGATGGATGACGAGGTGGACCGCGGGGTGGACGCCGAAACCGGGAAGGGGGTAGACACGGAGGCAGACACAGAAGCGGAGTCCACCACCCCCAGAAGCCCATGCCGTGCCGCTACCCACGAGAGGAGGAAGGCCAAGCAACCGCTCCTCTACACTGTATACAAGCTGAAGAAGCTGAACCAAGTGCAGGAAAAAGAGACAAATCTGACCTCCAATGGAATCAACTGCAACGTGGACAGCGTGCTGGAAGAAGTTAGCTCTAATTTGAAGTCCCTCTACGAATTGAAGAAGCTATCgaaaaataagtttttcAGCTATAAGGCTCTCCTGTTTGATATTCCACTTAGCATTTCATCGGAGTTACTCGAACATAACAGCTTTAAAAAGCTACTCAGCTTGATTGGGTTCGTGTATAAAGAAAATAGCGACGAGTGGGTTCTGAATGAACACTTAGATGTGGACATTTTTAGGAGTATTGTTGAAAAGTGCGAGGAGTTGTTTCCTCTCTCCTTGGAGGAGCTGCGGGGCAGGTTGCGCGCCCCTGAGAGGGACAAGGTCTCCCAGGGGGGCGATCTCAGTCATGATGCTCAAGGGAGTGACAAGGACGATGTGGGAAAGCAGCACCAACCGCGGGGTGACACAAAAGATGGCACGCTGCATAGCACATCTGACAGTGTACATGGCAGTGTACATGGCAGCGTGCCTTCCCACAGCGACGAGCAGCTGCACCTGATGGAACCCCCCAAACTCAAGGGGACATTCGCCCTCCTCAAACTAATGTATGACCTGTTCATATCGAATGAGGATGacttcagaatttttttcaacgaCCTGGTGAACCTGATTAGAGACAAATTTAGTTCCCTTTTCCAGAGCAGAAAAACAGAGGGGGACACAAACGAAAGGAAGGACCTCAATACAGAAAATGACACATCTGCTTCgacagctagccaaaagaaTGATCCCAATTTAGATAAGTACACAATTTTTCTAGAACCCAAAGATAGACAGGTTCTGAGAAGATGTCAAAAGAAACAAGTCCTTTCAGAGTTGCTGCAATATCTCTGGGTGTACCTCTCCAAATCGGAGCATCTCATCATTTCCAAgcacataaaagaaaaagatttttcTGAACGCTTCCGAGTGATTAATAACTACAAGACCTTGGGGGTATCGGAAATTGAAAGCATCATACGTCAGAAGCAATTCGAAATagatgagaagaagaaacaaaagaagGAGACTAAACCGACGTCGCAacagaagtttttttttataaagcgTGTTTGTGAGTATCTGCACAGAGTGTATGTTCCTGCCAATATGGGTTCGATGAGCACTGGTCGGAACTGCCCCCTGAATGAGACGTATTTCGGGGGAGACAAACTTCTCACGTGCATTTATGAGAAGCTGAATTCTTGGAATTCCAAgcggagcaaaaaaaacgacgaCTCGCAGTGCTTCGCCTTAGCTGCTATGGATTTGCTAAGCTACATCGTCACTCCGTCGGAGGTCAACCCAGGGGTTACCGCCACCACTGGCACCACCACTGGCACTACCTCTGCCACCACCGCTGACACCACCGTAGCGCCTCTCCCTCAGAGCGTTGACCCGGATTCTTTCCTCCCGTTAGTTGAAAACATATGTGTCGCTTTGAAAGCCtcggaggaagaagggggggtCCTAAAATGGCATCCCGAGCAGGTGCAGAGACAGTGGCTGAAAATTATGCTGAAGTTATTTTACAACGTGCTCTACGATAGTGAGTACAACACCGTGGGGAACCTCTTCCTCGAGTATAGAAACATTAAGGAGATTCTCAAGGACAAGTCGCTGGACTTTTTGTCTCCGCAAGGGGGGGCAGGAGTAGCGGCAGGAGTAGCGCCGGAAGTAACCGCAGAACTAGCGGCAGGAGCAACCGACCTGTACAGTGGCATGGAGGAGCTGCAGAAGGAAGACCCCTCCCAGCCGTTCACCGACGAAACGTATTTGGTGAGCACGCAGTACGAGGCACACACCGGCGAGGCGCCATCGAAGAGAACCTCTCGAGCCGGAGGTGCAACCGCAGATCAGAGCAAAATCGACGAAGCCCCGAGTACACCTGACGCCATTCCGAGCGAACCCCACTCCAGGGAAATTCCACTCAAACCAATCGCCCCACATAAAAGAAAGCTGGGTGACATACATGCAGAGGACTACTCGGAATTCttcaaaaagaggaagctgCAAAATGCGTACGTCAATATGTATAGGAAGAATCGGAAGAGCATCATCGACTCGCTgcttaaaaacaaaaatatcgCACAGTACAAAGAGAGTGACATTATCAATCGGGTCAAGCAGGTTTTCATAAAGGCTCGGCAGATGGCTTCCACGGGGGTAAGCAGGAGTTTGTGTGAAATAGTTTGCGTGCAGGAGTTTGTGTGCAATAGTTTGTGTGCAATAGTTTGA
- a CDS encoding 60S ribosomal protein L37a (putative) produces MSRRTKKVGLTGKYGTRYGSSLRKQIKKIELMQHAKYMCSFCGKTATKRTCVGIWQCKKCKRKVCGGAWSLTTPAAVAAKSTIIRLRKQKEEAQKS; encoded by the exons atgtcgcgaagaacgaaaaag GTCGGCTTAACAGGAAAGTACGGAACGAGGTATGGATCTTCCCTCCGTAAGCAAATCAAGAAAATCGAACTTATGCAACATGCCAAGTACATGTGCAGCTTCTGTGGAAAG ACGGCAACCAAAAGAACCTGTGTAGGCATATGGCAGTGCaagaaatgcaaaagaaaGGTCTGCGGGGGAGCCTGGAGTTTAACCACCCCTGCAGCGGTCGCAGCTAAGTCTACCATTATTAGGCTGAGaaagcaaaaggaggaggcGCAGAAGTCGTGA
- a CDS encoding transport protein SEC61 gamma subunit (putative): MFDVKLPEFVVDENHPIGYLISGIQTFVHDSVRLIRKCTKPNKKEYTNIVYACSFGFLIMGFIGYTIKLVFIPINNIFVGSY, encoded by the coding sequence ATGTTCGATGTGAAGCTCCCCGAGTTTGTAGTTGATGAAAACCACCCCATCGGGTACCTCATCAGCGGCATACAAACCTTCGTCCATGACAGTGTGAGGTTAATAAGGAAATGCACGAAGCCAAACAAGAAGGAGTATACGAATATTGTGTATGCCTGCTCCTTTGGCTTTCTCATCATGGGATTTATTGGGTACACAATCAAGCTTGTCTTCATTCCgataaataacatttttgtgGGTTCATACTGA
- a CDS encoding eIF-4A-like DEAD family RNA helicase (putative): MATMDHSVQDELVDYEDDENILDAKDVKGNLDSSLLNNNSKGVNENGAMRGSYATVHTGGFKDFFLKPELLRAISESGFEHPSEVQQETIPAAITGTDILCQAKSGMGKTAVFVLSILQQLETNDGKDIKEEKEMNNTTSNNIGGDLTNGNGAPKNKFVRCLGLAHTRELAYQIKNEFDRFSKYLKGVRCEVVYGGIAMSKHIKMFKEESVPHIIIGTPGRILALIREKYLLTEKIQHFVLDECDKCLEKLDMRSDVQKIFISTPLKKQVMFFSATMAKEMRDVCKKFLQNPVEIFIDDEAKLKLHGLLQHYVKLQEKDKTRKLIEILDALEFNQVIIFVKSVTRAITLDKLLTECNFPSIAIHGGLDQQERIERYDKFKKFENRILVSTDLFGRGIDIERVNIVINYDMPENSDSYLHRVGRAGRFGTKGLAVTFVSSQEDTLALNEVQTRFEVAISEMPNKIDCNEYINQ, encoded by the exons ATGGCCACCATGGACCACAGCGTGCAGGACGAACTCGTGGACTACGAAGACGATGAAAACATATTAGATGCTAAGGACGTTAAGGGCAATTTGGACAGTAGTCTTTTAAACAACAACAGCAAGGGGGTGAATGAAAATGGGGCCATGCGAGGCAGCTATGCCACGGTGCACACGGGAGGGTttaaggatttttttttgaagccaGAGTTGCTTAGGGCCATAAGCGAGAGCGGCTTCGAGCACCCCTCGGAGGTGCAGCAGGAGACCATCCCCGCGGCCATCACGG gCACGGACATCCTCTGCCAGGCGAAGAGTGGAATGGGTAAAACGGCCGTGTTTGTGCTGTCCATCCTGCAGCAGCTGGAGACGAACGACGGAAAGGATAtaaaggaagagaaggaaatgAACAACACCACGAGCAACAACATCGGAGGAGACCTAACCAACGGCAATGGAGCAcccaaaaataaattcgtCAGATGCCTCGGACTGGCACACACACGAGAGTTAGCCTACCAAATCAAAAACGAATTCGATCGATTTAGTAAATATCTAAAAGGGGTCCGATGTGAAGTCGTTTATGGAGGAATCGCAATGAGCaagcacataaaaatgttcaagGAGGAAAGCGTCCCCCATATCATTATAGGAACCCCAGGACGTATCCTGGCACTcataagagaaaaatatttattaacagaaaaaatccaACATTTTGTTTTGGATGAGTGTGATAAAtgtttggaaaaattggacaTGAGAAGTGACGTGCAGaagatttttatttccactcCTTTAAAGAAACAGGTGATGTTTTTTTCAGCCACCATGGCAAAAGAAATGAGagatgtgtgcaaaaaatttttacaaaatccTGTGGAGATTTTTATTGATGATGAAGCTAAGTTGAAGTTGCACGGATTGCTACAACACTATGTGAAGTTACaagaaaaggacaaaacGAGAAAGCTAATTGAAATTTTGGACGCCTTAGAATTTAACcaagttattatttttgtaaaatctGTCACTAGGGCTATCACCTTGGATAAATTACTGACCGAATGCAACTTCCCTTCCATTGCCATCCATGGTGGCCTTGACCAACAGGAGAGAATTGAACGATACGATAAGTTTAAAAAGTTTGAAAATCGAATATTAGTCTCCACAGATTTGTTTGGCAGAGGTATTGACATAGAGCGAGTAAACATTGTCATTAACTATGACATGCCTGAAAATTCAGATTCTTATCTCCACAGAGTCGGTCGAGCTGGTCGATTTGGTACCAAGGGACTCGCCGTTACGTTCGTTTCTTCTCAAGAGGATACTTTAGCTTTGAATGAGGTCCAGACCAGGTTTGAAGTTGCCATTTCGGAAATGCCCAACAAGATCGACTGCAATGAGTACATCAACCAGTAG